One Desulfobulbus propionicus DSM 2032 DNA segment encodes these proteins:
- a CDS encoding metallophosphoesterase family protein, with amino-acid sequence MNSSSLHRPLLFLFTPFLLLLLFGLLAGCGTCRQQTPERGYHHLLVLGDPHLPGTNLPQKENIIDTINTWEDVDLVVAVGDICDVYGTEAEYAAAGAFFARLRKPLVPIAGNHDYIYATPTTASGGYLTGSPASQQAKLRIFRQTFGLRHLFSSKTIGGYHVLFLSTDHPSFAAGISESQLDWLRGQLYRHRTTPTIVFFHGPLKGTQHAFKHYVNRPQAIAQPAEILHTIITANPQIFLWVSGHTHTPPTETSYADPINLYANQVTNIHNMDMKRETIWTNSLLLYPDRVVVKTYRHNDGVWLAELERTIRPPRLRTMREHEAKR; translated from the coding sequence ATGAACAGTTCCTCCCTCCATCGTCCCCTGCTTTTCCTCTTCACCCCGTTCCTCCTGCTCCTGCTTTTCGGCCTGCTCGCCGGTTGCGGCACGTGCAGGCAACAGACCCCGGAAAGGGGGTATCATCACCTGCTCGTCCTCGGCGATCCGCATCTGCCGGGAACCAATCTACCGCAGAAAGAAAACATTATCGATACAATCAACACCTGGGAGGATGTCGACCTGGTGGTTGCCGTGGGCGATATTTGCGATGTGTACGGCACCGAGGCCGAATACGCGGCGGCCGGGGCCTTTTTCGCCAGGCTGCGCAAGCCGCTGGTACCCATCGCCGGCAACCACGACTACATCTATGCAACCCCCACAACCGCTTCCGGCGGCTACCTCACCGGCTCGCCCGCATCCCAACAGGCAAAGCTGCGTATCTTTCGCCAAACCTTCGGCCTGCGGCATCTCTTTTCCAGCAAGACGATCGGTGGCTACCATGTCCTGTTTCTTTCCACCGACCATCCGAGTTTTGCCGCCGGCATCTCGGAAAGCCAGCTTGACTGGCTGCGCGGCCAACTCTATCGCCACCGGACCACGCCGACCATCGTCTTTTTCCATGGACCGCTCAAGGGGACGCAACATGCCTTCAAGCACTACGTCAACCGGCCCCAGGCCATTGCCCAGCCGGCCGAGATCCTGCACACGATCATCACCGCCAACCCGCAGATTTTCCTCTGGGTCTCCGGCCACACCCATACCCCGCCGACTGAGACGAGCTACGCCGATCCCATCAACCTCTACGCCAACCAAGTGACCAACATCCACAACATGGACATGAAGCGGGAGACGATCTGGACCAACTCGCTGCTGCTCTATCCGGACCGGGTGGTGGTCAAAACCTATCGCCACAACGACGGGGTGTGGCTGGCGGAACTGGAGCGCACCATCCGGCCGCCCCGGCTGCGAACCATGCGGGAGCAC